The following coding sequences are from one Poecilia reticulata strain Guanapo linkage group LG18, Guppy_female_1.0+MT, whole genome shotgun sequence window:
- the LOC103480934 gene encoding uncharacterized protein LOC103480934 isoform X1 — MMKSPTKRTRTENKMDKKTQCDKENIDPGNDSSPPRKKWRAFPGFQVSDGLQSQSRTPLGTRDSNDGRSLQVKPRPHGKKKRTAGEQRLKQDQLPYRKTYKTCSPTNKRERELMPLRGISGTVSESENVPPGCESETLGEKYLENSECRNDPEHEDFLKLKAWVESRFPVCSFQEALQMKEDNFEMIQRSFTEFCSTGTQLVNPRQSVFYVEIWETGSNVISHGTGFVLGGNIVQTCFHLFKHWEKRNLNSLLKNLNINVEFNFNNLDYKSKKTFQAKWRLGIRDADVAILELIYENRALKQAELEEIPPGLLRIFGPVPDDHRACVVGYPAGRGEKKIDFTFIVRKEDREQAVIQNLMPNKDDLPTVIDQLRDLNRDNYVTYNSFMYEGSSGSPVFDIFGRVFGLHIGGLYIDNPIPGHGVIGCAFPVVEIFKKLLGELQKNGMEDLLRNVLVAAEGNPYLQEILESAGLKLTKDRPLCVENQGKTGKQSDSEEEMDTS, encoded by the exons ATG ATGAAGTCACCAACTAAGAGAACacgaacagaaaacaaaatggacaAGAAGACCCAATgtgataaagaaaat ATTGATCCTGGAAATGACTCCAGTCCACCCAGGAAAAAATGGAGGGCATTTCCAGGCTTTCAG GTCTCCGATGGGCTGCAGAGTCAAAGCAGGACTCCTCTGGGAACCAGGGACAGCAATGATGGCAGGTCTCTG CAGGTCAAACCTCGTCCACatgggaagaagaagaggacagCAGGAGAGCAACGTTTGAAACAAGACCAGCTGCCTTACcgaaaaacatataaaacatgttctccaacaaacaaACGAGAGAGAGAATTAATGCCACTCAGGGGTATTTCAGGTACAGTGAGTGAGAGTGAAAATGTTCCACCAGGCTGTGAGTCTGAAACTCTGGGGGAAAAATATCTGGAAAACTCAGAGTGCAGAAATGACCCAGAGCACGAGgattttctaaaactgaaagCGTGGGTGGAGAGTAGATTTCCTGTTTGTTCCTTTCAGGAAGCCCTGCAAATGAAAGAGGACAACTTTGAAATGATTCAGCGTTCCTTTACTGAATTCTGCAGCACAGGGACACAGCTGGTAAACCCCCGCCAATCTGTTTTTTACGTGGAAATATGGGAAACCGGTTCAAATGTCATTTCTCACGGCACAGGTTTTGTGCTGGGTGGCAACATTGTTCAAACCTGTTTCCACTTATTTAAACATTGGGAGAAAAGAAACTTAAACAGCTTattgaaaaatctgaatattaatgTAGAGTTCAATTTTAATAATCTGGattataaatcaaagaaaacctTTCAAGCTAAGTGGCGTCTTGGTATCCGTGATGCAGATGTCGCCATATTGGAGCTCATCTATGAGAACAGAGCCCTTAAACAAGCAGAGCTGGAGGAAATACCTCCAGGTCTCCTGAGGATATTTGGACCGGTACCAGATGATCATAGGGCTTGTGTTGTTGGTTAtccagcaggaagaggagagaagaaaatagattttacatttaTCGTTAGAAAAGAGGACAGGGAGCAGGCTGTAATCCAGAATCTAATGCCCAATAAGGATGATCTTCCTACTGTTATTGACCAGCTCAGGGATCTCAACAGAGATAATTATGTCACCTACAACAGCTTCATGTATGAGGGCTCCTCTGGCTCCCCagtgtttgatatttttggaCGGGTGTTTGGTTTGCACATTGGTGGATTGTACATTGATAATCCAATTCCTGGTCACGGTGTTATAGGATGTGCCTTCCCTGTGGTCGAGATATTCAAAAAGCTTCTGGGAGAGCTCCAGAAAAATGGCATGGAGGATTTGTTGAGGAACGTTTTGGTGGCAGCAGAGGGGAATCCATACCTTCAGGAGATCCTTGAATCTGCTGGACTAAAACTAACTAAAGATCGGCCTCTCTGTGTGGAGAATCagggaaaaacaggaaaacaatcaGATTCTGAGGAGGAAATGGACACAAGTTAG
- the LOC108167181 gene encoding circumsporozoite protein-like, translated as MQPRGNFEGVSGWSLSVAEAPPELRPPLLLLRPLQDGNEDGNEDGEEDGEEDGKEDGKEDGEEDGKEDGEEDGEEDGKEDGEEDGEEDGEEDGERGRRERTERRRRFEERMDKEHYGALGGEPIGNLQVALQVALQVTLQVTLQVALQVALQVTLQVTLQVTLQVALQVALQVTLQVALKVTLQVNPTSNRTGDPTGNPSGDPTGNPTSTPTGNPTGDPTGNPTGSPKGDPTGNPTGDPTGNPTGNPTGNPTGNPTGNPTGDPTGDPTGXPTGNPTGNPTGNPTGNPTGNPTGDPTGDPTGDPSGNL; from the exons atgcagccacgtggGAATTTCGAGGGCGTTTCTGGgtggagcttg AGCGTTGCGGAGGCTCCTCCAGAACTCCggcctcctctcctcctcttgaGGCCACTCCAG GACGGAAACGAGGACGGAAACGAGGACGGAGAGGAGGACGGAGAGGAGGACGGAAAGGAGGACGGAAAggaggatggagaggaggaCGGAAAGGAGGACggagaggaggatggagaggaggaCGGAAAGGAGGACggagaggaggatggagaggaggatggagaggaggatggagagagAGGACGGAGAGAGAGGACGGAGAGGAGGCGACGGTTTGAAGAGAGGATGGACAAAG AACATTATGGAGCTCTGGGAGGGGAACCCATTGGGAACCTACAGGTGGCCCTACAGGTGGCCCTACAGGTGACCCTACAGGTGACCCTACAGGTGGCCCTACAGGTGGCCCTACAGGTGACCCTACAGGTGACCCTACAGGTAACCCTACAGGTGGCCCTACAGGTGGCCCTACAGGTAACCCTACAGGTGGCCCTAAAGGTGACCCTACAGGTAAACCCTACAAGTAACCGTACAGGTGACCCTACAGGTAACCCTTCCGGTGACCCTACAGGTAACCCCACAAGTACCCCTACAGGTAACCCCACAGGTGACCCTACAGGTAACCCTACAGGTAGCCCTAAAGGTGACCCTACAGGTAACCCTACAGGTGACCCTACAGGTAACCCTACAGGTAACCCCACAGGTAACCCTACAGGTAACCCTACAGGTAACCCCACAGGTGACCCCACAGGTGACCCTACAGGTNACCCTACAGGTAACCCTACAGGTAACCCCACAGGTAACCCTACAGGTAACCCTACAGGTAACCCCACAGGTGACCCCACAGGTGACCCTACAGGTGACCCTTCAGGTAAcctctaa
- the LOC103480934 gene encoding uncharacterized protein LOC103480934 isoform X2 translates to MMKSPTKRTRTENKMDKKTQCDKENIDPGNDSSPPRKKWRAFPGFQVSDGLQSQSRTPLGTRDSNDGRSLVKPRPHGKKKRTAGEQRLKQDQLPYRKTYKTCSPTNKRERELMPLRGISGTVSESENVPPGCESETLGEKYLENSECRNDPEHEDFLKLKAWVESRFPVCSFQEALQMKEDNFEMIQRSFTEFCSTGTQLVNPRQSVFYVEIWETGSNVISHGTGFVLGGNIVQTCFHLFKHWEKRNLNSLLKNLNINVEFNFNNLDYKSKKTFQAKWRLGIRDADVAILELIYENRALKQAELEEIPPGLLRIFGPVPDDHRACVVGYPAGRGEKKIDFTFIVRKEDREQAVIQNLMPNKDDLPTVIDQLRDLNRDNYVTYNSFMYEGSSGSPVFDIFGRVFGLHIGGLYIDNPIPGHGVIGCAFPVVEIFKKLLGELQKNGMEDLLRNVLVAAEGNPYLQEILESAGLKLTKDRPLCVENQGKTGKQSDSEEEMDTS, encoded by the exons ATG ATGAAGTCACCAACTAAGAGAACacgaacagaaaacaaaatggacaAGAAGACCCAATgtgataaagaaaat ATTGATCCTGGAAATGACTCCAGTCCACCCAGGAAAAAATGGAGGGCATTTCCAGGCTTTCAG GTCTCCGATGGGCTGCAGAGTCAAAGCAGGACTCCTCTGGGAACCAGGGACAGCAATGATGGCAGGTCTCTG GTCAAACCTCGTCCACatgggaagaagaagaggacagCAGGAGAGCAACGTTTGAAACAAGACCAGCTGCCTTACcgaaaaacatataaaacatgttctccaacaaacaaACGAGAGAGAGAATTAATGCCACTCAGGGGTATTTCAGGTACAGTGAGTGAGAGTGAAAATGTTCCACCAGGCTGTGAGTCTGAAACTCTGGGGGAAAAATATCTGGAAAACTCAGAGTGCAGAAATGACCCAGAGCACGAGgattttctaaaactgaaagCGTGGGTGGAGAGTAGATTTCCTGTTTGTTCCTTTCAGGAAGCCCTGCAAATGAAAGAGGACAACTTTGAAATGATTCAGCGTTCCTTTACTGAATTCTGCAGCACAGGGACACAGCTGGTAAACCCCCGCCAATCTGTTTTTTACGTGGAAATATGGGAAACCGGTTCAAATGTCATTTCTCACGGCACAGGTTTTGTGCTGGGTGGCAACATTGTTCAAACCTGTTTCCACTTATTTAAACATTGGGAGAAAAGAAACTTAAACAGCTTattgaaaaatctgaatattaatgTAGAGTTCAATTTTAATAATCTGGattataaatcaaagaaaacctTTCAAGCTAAGTGGCGTCTTGGTATCCGTGATGCAGATGTCGCCATATTGGAGCTCATCTATGAGAACAGAGCCCTTAAACAAGCAGAGCTGGAGGAAATACCTCCAGGTCTCCTGAGGATATTTGGACCGGTACCAGATGATCATAGGGCTTGTGTTGTTGGTTAtccagcaggaagaggagagaagaaaatagattttacatttaTCGTTAGAAAAGAGGACAGGGAGCAGGCTGTAATCCAGAATCTAATGCCCAATAAGGATGATCTTCCTACTGTTATTGACCAGCTCAGGGATCTCAACAGAGATAATTATGTCACCTACAACAGCTTCATGTATGAGGGCTCCTCTGGCTCCCCagtgtttgatatttttggaCGGGTGTTTGGTTTGCACATTGGTGGATTGTACATTGATAATCCAATTCCTGGTCACGGTGTTATAGGATGTGCCTTCCCTGTGGTCGAGATATTCAAAAAGCTTCTGGGAGAGCTCCAGAAAAATGGCATGGAGGATTTGTTGAGGAACGTTTTGGTGGCAGCAGAGGGGAATCCATACCTTCAGGAGATCCTTGAATCTGCTGGACTAAAACTAACTAAAGATCGGCCTCTCTGTGTGGAGAATCagggaaaaacaggaaaacaatcaGATTCTGAGGAGGAAATGGACACAAGTTAG